AAAGAAATAAAAACCAACTTTAAATTAATTTAATCCCAATTATGAAAAAATTAAGTGTATTATTTGCAGCCGTTATGATGTTTGCAACTGTAGGTGTCGCAAAAGCTCAAAAGGTTGCATCTATGGACTACGAAACTGTCTTAGCTGCAATGCCAGAAACAAAGAAAATGACAACTGATCTAGATACCTTTAGCAAAACTAAAGGAGAAGAGTTACAAAAGCAAGCAGAGGCTTTCCAAAAAGAAGTTCAACAATACCAGGCAGAAGGTGCTAAATTAACTGAAGCGCAAAGAACCGCTAAAGAAAGTGAACTTCAGAAAAAACAGCAAAACTTACAGCAGCTTCAGACTACAGCTCAAAATGACTTAGCTGCAAGAAGAGACGCTGCCGTGAAACCAATTATCGAAAAATTGAATAAAGCAGTTGATAAAGTTGCTAAAGCGAACGGTTATGAGTTTATTATTGACGCAAGTGCTTTAATCTACAAATCAGGTCCGGACGCAACTCCAGCAGTTAAAAAAGAATTAGGTCTTTAAGAGATCGTTTTTATATCATAAACCATCCTGTCTTGCGGGATGGTTTTTTTAATTTTGTACCATGCAAAAAGAAATTTCAAGTGTAGCCAGGATCCGTTTTAGTGATTGCGATCCAATTGGTCATCTCAATAATGTAAAATATCTGGAATATATGCTGAATGCCCGTGAAGATCATGTGGAAGAAGGCTACGGATTCACCTACGAAGAATATACCAGAAAAACAGGTTGTACCTGGATCACCATTCAAAACGAAATTGCGTATTTAAAAGAAGTTCGTTACAATGCCAAAGTGATCATCTCAAGTAAGACCATAGAGGTGGGCGACCGTCTTTCAAAAGTTGAGATTTTGATGAAAAGTGAAGATGGCAAAACTATTCACAGTATTCTATGGCTTTCTGTGATCTATTTCAATATGAAAACGCGCAGGTCAGAAAATCATCCTGAAGATACAAAGGAACTATTTAAAAGATTTCTTGTTGATTTAGAAGAAAAAGATTTCAAAAGCCGAGTCGCTTATTTTAGAAAACAAAATAAAAAAGCAGATCATTCATGAAAAAAATATTAGTAATTGGAGGCAACGGTCAACTGGGAAATTGTTTCCGAAAAATCGCACCGGATTTTAGTAACTGGTTTGAATTCAATTTCACTTCTTCTGAAGATCTAGACGTCACGGATCGCAGTGCTGTAATTGCTTTCATCGCAGATTATGAACCCCACTTTTGTATAAATGCATCTGCTTATACTGCTGTAGATTTGGCAGAAAAAGAAGAAGAAAAAGCCTTTGCGGTAAATGCGGATGGCGTGGCTCATATCGCAGAAGCCTGTGCGGAAATGAAAACTGTTTTAATTCATGTTTCAACCGACTATGTTTTTGATGGAGAAAGCAATATTTCCTATTCTGAAGATAATTTCACGAACCCACAAGGCGTTTACGGAAGTTCAAAATTAAAAGGAGAAGAGCTCGCATTGGATTTGAATCCGCGAACAATTGTTATACGCACCTCTTGGCTGTATTCTGAGTTCAATAAAAATTTTGTGAAAACGATGCTGCATCTTTTTAGTAGTAAAGAAGAGCTGGGAATCGTAGCTGATCAGTTTGGGCAACCTACCAATGCCAATGACCTGGCAGCAGCAGTGATGAAAATAATTGAGAGCAAAAACAAAACATACGGTGTCTTTCACTTTTCAAATTATCCCGAAACAAACTGGTTTGAATTTGCAACCAAAATCGCAGCCTTTTCAAATTCCAAAATTAAGTTGAAAGCCATCACTACAGCAGAATTTCCAACACCCGCAAAACGTCCGAAACGAAGTACCATGGCGCTTGACAAAATCGAAAGCGTGTATGGAATTGAACCCGAACACTGGGAGAATTCTCTTCAAGATTGTATCGAAATTTTAGAAAATACGCCTTAATGAAAAAAGCTCTTTTTTTATATCTCTTTTTTTTGACCACGACGATATTTGCACAAAATATTGTATTAAATAAAGTGGTGAAAACACACCCGAACACGGACAAGTTTTTTTATAGAATTAATCCCGAAAATACGTCAGCAGAATATTTGGGGGAAATAGAAATCCAGGGATTTTCTGATGATGATGCTAAAGTCTTCGGTATGATTTATAAAAAAGCCAAGGAAGTAGGAGCCAACGCTTTTGCTTTTAAACCCTTTGAATTGGTGGACGGAACATCTTCAGATTTCGATCCCATCAATTACAAACTGAGTCTTTATTACGCCTCAGCTTCAGATTTTGAAAAAGAAGATAACGTTGCTTATTTCATTGCTTCTCCTTATAAAAAACAGACGATCTCTATAAATAAAGAAAAAATTCTCTTCGAGCCCAGAACATTTACCAAAATAACTCTGGAACCAGGGGAGATTTATACAGTTTCTACTCAAAAATTATTAGGATCGACCATTAAAATTGGAGCGCAGGAAAATCAACCTGTTCAATATTTTCAACTCTCAGGGTTTGCGGTTAACACCAATTCCTACGGCAGTGCGGGTATTCATTTAAAATCAGGCGATATAATGAAACTTGAGCAATCTTACGCACAGTTTCTAACAACCATTTACAAATATTTCAAATAAAACCATAGAGCATGAAAGTAGATATTTTAGCAATTGGAGCGCATCCTGACGATGTTGAGCTAGGATGTGGCGGAACTTTAGCCAAACTCATTTCAGAAGGAAAAAAAGTAGCCGTGGTCGATCTTACCCAAGGTGAACTTGGCACACGCGGAACTAATGTTACCCGTGCGGAAGAAGCGGCAAATGCGGCGGCGATTCAAGGCTATGTTAATCGGGAGAATTTGAAAATGAAAGATGGTTTTCTGGTGAATTCAGAAGAATATCAAATGCAAATTGTAAAGATGATCCGTAAGTACAAACCCGAAATAGTTTTTTCTAATGCCATAGACGATCGTCACCCAGATCATGCAAAAGGATCCAAATTAGTTTCTGATGCGTGCTTCCTGTCAGGTTTGGTAAAAATTGAAACCGTGCTTGATGATGAGCCACAGGAAGCTTGGCGCCCCAAGCAGATCTTCAATTATATCCAGTGGAAAAATATTACACCGGATTTTGTAGTTGATGTTTCAGATTTTATGGAGAAGAAAATCGAAGCGTGTCTGGCTTTTAAGACGCAGTTTTATGATCCGGAATCCGCAGAACCCATGACGCCGATTTCAAGCAAAGATTTTCTCGAAAGCCTTACTTACAGGGCTCAAGACCTTGGAAGATTATCCGGAGTTGATTTTGCGGAAGGTTTTACGTCAGAAAAGTTGCTTGCCTTTAAAAATTTCGACGGAATAATTTTGTAGTATATCGAAAAACATTATATTTGCAAACTCAAACGGTGATTGTAGCTCAGTTGGTTAGAGCGCCGGATTGTGGTTCCGGAGGTCGGGGGTTCGAGACCCCTCATTCACCCACGTTAAAACGCATTGAAAATCAATGCGTTTTTTCTTTTTAGATGATTATATTGGTGAAATTCCGGCTTGTTTAAAGCCAAAAAAAGCATTCAATTTTGAATGCTTTCTTTTTTATTTCGAATTTTTTTAAACTTCTTCGTCAGATTCGATTGTAAATGATTTGGATTTAAAGTCTTTATCATGTCTTTCAGAAATTACATCTTCACCTTTTTGACTGATAATAAAATCAGTAGACTCCTTAAACATATCTTGGAAACTTTTGAAATCCTCTTTGTAAAGGTAAATTTTGTGCTTCTCAAAAGATGCTTCTCCATTCTCGCCGAAGTTCTTTTTGCTTTCTGTAATGGTAAGATAGTAATCTCCCGCTTTTGTCTCCCGCACATCAAAGAAATACGTTCTCCTTCCTGCCTTCAAAACCTTTGTGAATATTTCGTTTTCGTGGCGTTCCTTATAATCACTCATTTTAGCTATTTTTTGAAATCTTGTTTAACAAATATAAAAGATTTCTTTTAATTGCAAAATATATTTTTAATAAATTAACACAAAATATGTTTTATGTTTAAGGATTCTGCATATTAATTTTCATAACTGTTTTCTATTGGCGTGAGATTCAGTATTTTATCGGCTCTTTTTGCACTGCTTTCACGATGAGTAATGATGATAGAGGTACAGTTTTGAATTTCATTCTCAATATTTTGTAGAATATTTTCTTCCGTTTCTGTATCCAAAGCGGAAAGTGAATCATCAAAAATTAAAATGCTGGGCTTTTTTATCAATGCCCGAGCAATACATATCCTTTGTT
This DNA window, taken from Kaistella carnis, encodes the following:
- a CDS encoding OmpH family outer membrane protein — its product is MKKLSVLFAAVMMFATVGVAKAQKVASMDYETVLAAMPETKKMTTDLDTFSKTKGEELQKQAEAFQKEVQQYQAEGAKLTEAQRTAKESELQKKQQNLQQLQTTAQNDLAARRDAAVKPIIEKLNKAVDKVAKANGYEFIIDASALIYKSGPDATPAVKKELGL
- a CDS encoding acyl-CoA thioesterase, whose protein sequence is MQKEISSVARIRFSDCDPIGHLNNVKYLEYMLNAREDHVEEGYGFTYEEYTRKTGCTWITIQNEIAYLKEVRYNAKVIISSKTIEVGDRLSKVEILMKSEDGKTIHSILWLSVIYFNMKTRRSENHPEDTKELFKRFLVDLEEKDFKSRVAYFRKQNKKADHS
- the rfbD gene encoding dTDP-4-dehydrorhamnose reductase; the protein is MKKILVIGGNGQLGNCFRKIAPDFSNWFEFNFTSSEDLDVTDRSAVIAFIADYEPHFCINASAYTAVDLAEKEEEKAFAVNADGVAHIAEACAEMKTVLIHVSTDYVFDGESNISYSEDNFTNPQGVYGSSKLKGEELALDLNPRTIVIRTSWLYSEFNKNFVKTMLHLFSSKEELGIVADQFGQPTNANDLAAAVMKIIESKNKTYGVFHFSNYPETNWFEFATKIAAFSNSKIKLKAITTAEFPTPAKRPKRSTMALDKIESVYGIEPEHWENSLQDCIEILENTP
- the bshB1 gene encoding bacillithiol biosynthesis deacetylase BshB1, coding for MKVDILAIGAHPDDVELGCGGTLAKLISEGKKVAVVDLTQGELGTRGTNVTRAEEAANAAAIQGYVNRENLKMKDGFLVNSEEYQMQIVKMIRKYKPEIVFSNAIDDRHPDHAKGSKLVSDACFLSGLVKIETVLDDEPQEAWRPKQIFNYIQWKNITPDFVVDVSDFMEKKIEACLAFKTQFYDPESAEPMTPISSKDFLESLTYRAQDLGRLSGVDFAEGFTSEKLLAFKNFDGIIL
- a CDS encoding DUF3276 family protein produces the protein MSDYKERHENEIFTKVLKAGRRTYFFDVRETKAGDYYLTITESKKNFGENGEASFEKHKIYLYKEDFKSFQDMFKESTDFIISQKGEDVISERHDKDFKSKSFTIESDEEV